Proteins from a genomic interval of Rosa chinensis cultivar Old Blush chromosome 2, RchiOBHm-V2, whole genome shotgun sequence:
- the LOC112184667 gene encoding uncharacterized protein LOC112184667, with translation MDLGLKRKMLKFGDKCNTRSMGYPEFVIVDLWKRIGTLELSIMKDVGTSSPPKSSKRWITRKKTRGEKVGDRGDVGHQLRFLGASSSGAPHQSFKRETYQLDQGKLRKCYQRDSAAKAKRNVIPSRSSPEDAQLATVFTHPHHKFNTTLKSLESFQAKNSERVFNTVMTYIPQDFRGRLIRLQRERSKRNGSNLRGISKLAEIDSMISYGASIRDRYALLWKQQMERRRLLAQLVSATSVYKTLVKYLVGVPQVLLDFVRQINDDDGPMEKQRQRYGPPLYSLTTLVLLIRLAILLSQGRFETRKLNKQEVAVLEQSVDVYTTEFERICIFFSEVFANSPFFISAEVAGLIVNFSRNNDDYKETNVPAGKTHGVSLFVDSINLYIAWDFSLVQGKINLVSFLNFI, from the exons ATGGATTTGGGATTGAAACGGAAAATGTTGAAATTTGGGGATAAATGCAATACCAGGTCGATGG GTTACCCAGAATTTGTAATTGTTGATTTATGGAAGAGGATTGGTACTCTGGAGTTGAGCATTATGAAGGATGTTggtacttcttctcctccaaagAGCTCAAAGAGATGGATTACAAGGAAGAAAACCAGAGGTGAAAAGGTGGGTGATAGAGGAGATGTAGGTCATCAGTTGAGATTCCTG GGAGCATCCAGCTCAGGAGCTCCT CATCAGAGCTTCAAGAGGGAAACTTATCAACTAGATCAAGGAAAACTAAGAAAATGCTACCAAAGGGATTCAGCAGCTAAAGCTAAAAGAAATGTCATTCCCTCTCGATCGAGTCCTGAGGATGCTCAGCTTGCTACTGTTTTCACTCACCCGCATCATAAGTTCAATACGACCTTGAAGTCATTGGAATCGTTTCAAGCTAAGAACTCTGAGCGTGTGTTCAATACAG TTATGACTTacattcctcaagattttcggGGGAGGCTTATTAGACTGCAGAGGGAGCGATCCAAGAGGAATGGGAGTAATTTGAGAGGAATAAGCAAGCTAGCGGAGATTGATTCTATGATTAGTTATGGGGCAAGTATACGTGATCGTTATGCTCTCCTGTGGAAACAACAAATGGAGAG GAGGAGACTGTTGGCACAGCTTGTTTCTGCTACTAGTGTCTACAAAACCCTTGTCAAGTACTTGGTTGGGGTTCCGCAG GTTTTACTAGATTTTGTTCGCCAAATAAATGATGATGATGG GCCCATGGAAAAGCAACGACAGCGTTATGGACCACCTTTGTACAGCCTTACAACTTTGGTGCTTCTTATACGTCTGGCTATTTTGCTATCTCAGGGGCGGTTTGAAACTAGAAAATT AAACAAGCAAGAGGTAGCTGTCTTGGAACAATCTGTTGACGTCTACACCACTGAGTTTGAAAG AATATGCATTTTTTTCAGTGAGGTTTTTGCGAATTCACCCTTCTTTATTTCAGCAGAGGTTGCTG GCCTCATTGTCAATTTCTCCAG GAATAATGATGATTACAAAGAGACAAATGTTCCTGCCGGTAAAACACATGGG GTTTCTCTGTTTGTGGACTCGATAAATTTGTATATTGCTTGGGATTTTTCGCTTGTGCAAGGGAAGATAAACTTGGTATCGTTCCTAAATTTCATTTAA